Proteins encoded in a region of the Mercenaria mercenaria strain notata chromosome 1, MADL_Memer_1, whole genome shotgun sequence genome:
- the LOC123541327 gene encoding selenoprotein N-like isoform X1 — translation MLSKSEDEPAKKKKLEEKIINTKKKRMGCCKCMFWTFSVLIGIISCLIGGIYFYARRNEIPEEIAMNLGDAGIQTFKAFDRNDDGYISIYEFEPMYHHLVNGAPPNVSSEQEVQYEQVITLADEVVTVVPSFKPLELTSMMRDLDKHKGAGVVGWIEFAVRYALESFEEGRRFLAGSPDPLYGLKSWKRGNLEFLNFAVHHFHFFLPKDHSFEVGRVYHIVEDEQTFLQKMISDISSNRYFPPFVKDQYVTLHRLLTLFHPRPFIQSRFKPRGSVAMVRAKNEKYIEIVFRIHAEFQLNQLPNYPFWFTPAQFTGKLIITQDLNHIIHFNMYVPNTKKLNVDMEWLEGGNSMVVDIGFLPEMALKITAPSVPGSNIVLEEKIPNKKFDVDGIAWTEEIPEEEALRTMQIEMYPFQKVRYYNFSESLEVAKKEDKLIHHILLWGALDDQSCUGSGRTLRDVTLESAPVLKLLDERFVSGWSLVVDLEASRDDSTQPEVAAVAKHFMEHYSFPVMMAVAYPNGTIAHKINANEFLDTQPSIVETGFSEPSSMHYIRFLKEGISRVEHGEVAEITPEQEKPFNPH, via the exons ATGTTATCGAAATCAGAAGATGagccagcaaaaaaaaaaaaacttgaagaaaaaataattaatacgAAAAAGAAAAGGATGGGTTGCTGTAAATGTATGTTTTGGACATTTTCTGTActtattggcataatatcatgTTTGATTGGAGGGatttatttttatgcaagaagGAATGAGATACCAGAAGAGATTGCAATGAACCTTGGAGATGCCGGAATCCAGACGTTCAAGGCATTTGATCGCAACGATGACGGTTATATCTCGATATACGAGTTTGAACCAATGTACCATCATCTAGTAAATGGAGCCCCACCAAAT GTAAGCAGTGAACAAGAGGTACAGTATGAGCAGGTGATAACCTTGGCTGATGAAGTTGTTACAGTGGTACCAAGTTTCAAACCCCTAGAGCTTACATCAATGATGAGAGACTTGGACAAACACAAGGGAGCTGGAGTG GTGGGTTGGATAGAATTTGCAGTTAGATATGCA CTTGAAAGCTTTGAAGAAGGAAGAAGATTTTTA GCTGGTAGCCCAGACCCTTTATATGGTCTCAAGAGTTGGAAAAGAGGAAACTTGGAATTTCTCAACTTCGCTGTccaccattttcattttttcttaccGAAAGATCATTCATTTGAAGTTGGAAGGGTTTATCACATTGTTGAAGATGAACAGACATTTTTGCAGAAAATGATATCTGACATTTCTAGCAATCGTTACTTTCCGCCATTCGTCAAGGATCAATATGTGACATTACATAGACTCTTGACCTTATTTCATCCAAGACCATTTATTCAGTCAAGGTTCAAACCTAGGGGTTCTGTAGCAATGGTCAGGGcaaaaaatgagaaatatataGAAATTGTGTTCAG GATCCATGCAGAGTTCCAGTTGAACCAGCTTCCGAATTATCCATTCTGGTTCACACCAGCACAGTTTACCGGAAAACTCATCATAACACAAGATCTGAATCATATCATACACTTCAATATGTATGTTCCAAAcaccaaaaaattaaatgttg ATATGGAGTGGTTGGAAGGAGGAAATAGCATGGTTGTTGATATTGGCTTCTTGCCAGAAATGGCCTTGAAAATAACAGCACCGTCAGTACCAGGCAGCAACATTGTTTTAGAAGagaaaattccaaataaaaagtTTGATGTGGACGGTATAGCATGGACAGAGGAAATACCGGAAGAGGAGGCTTTACGTACGATGCAGATTGAAATGTATCCATTCCAGAAG GTGAGGTACTACAATTTTTCCGAGTCTCTGGAAGTTGCAAAGAAGGAAGACAAATTGATACATCACATTTTGTTATGGGGTGCTTTAGACGATCAGAGTTGCTGAGGTTCGGGGCGTACCCTCCGGGATGTAACCCTGGAGAGTGCGCCCGTTTTAAAACTTCTCGACGAGAGGTTTGTCAGTGGTTGGTCCCTGGTTGTTGATCTTGAG GCATCGAGAGATGACTCGACACAACCGGAGGTCGCCGCAGTAGCAAAACATTTCATGGAGCATTACAGTTTCCCAGTTATGATGGCAGTAGCTTATCCAAATGGCACCATTGCTCATAAAATCAATGCAAATGAATTCCTCGATACACAGCCAAGTATAGTCGAGACTGG
- the LOC123541327 gene encoding selenoprotein N-like isoform X2 gives MLSKSEDEPAKKKKLEEKIINTKKKRMGCCKCMFWTFSVLIGIISCLIGGIYFYARRNEIPEEIAMNLGDAGIQTFKAFDRNDDGYISIYEFEPMYHHLVNGAPPNVSSEQEVQYEQVITLADEVVTVVPSFKPLELTSMMRDLDKHKGAGVAGSPDPLYGLKSWKRGNLEFLNFAVHHFHFFLPKDHSFEVGRVYHIVEDEQTFLQKMISDISSNRYFPPFVKDQYVTLHRLLTLFHPRPFIQSRFKPRGSVAMVRAKNEKYIEIVFRIHAEFQLNQLPNYPFWFTPAQFTGKLIITQDLNHIIHFNMYVPNTKKLNVDMEWLEGGNSMVVDIGFLPEMALKITAPSVPGSNIVLEEKIPNKKFDVDGIAWTEEIPEEEALRTMQIEMYPFQKVRYYNFSESLEVAKKEDKLIHHILLWGALDDQSCUGSGRTLRDVTLESAPVLKLLDERFVSGWSLVVDLEASRDDSTQPEVAAVAKHFMEHYSFPVMMAVAYPNGTIAHKINANEFLDTQPSIVETGFSEPSSMHYIRFLKEGISRVEHGEVAEITPEQEKPFNPH, from the exons ATGTTATCGAAATCAGAAGATGagccagcaaaaaaaaaaaaacttgaagaaaaaataattaatacgAAAAAGAAAAGGATGGGTTGCTGTAAATGTATGTTTTGGACATTTTCTGTActtattggcataatatcatgTTTGATTGGAGGGatttatttttatgcaagaagGAATGAGATACCAGAAGAGATTGCAATGAACCTTGGAGATGCCGGAATCCAGACGTTCAAGGCATTTGATCGCAACGATGACGGTTATATCTCGATATACGAGTTTGAACCAATGTACCATCATCTAGTAAATGGAGCCCCACCAAAT GTAAGCAGTGAACAAGAGGTACAGTATGAGCAGGTGATAACCTTGGCTGATGAAGTTGTTACAGTGGTACCAAGTTTCAAACCCCTAGAGCTTACATCAATGATGAGAGACTTGGACAAACACAAGGGAGCTGGAGTG GCTGGTAGCCCAGACCCTTTATATGGTCTCAAGAGTTGGAAAAGAGGAAACTTGGAATTTCTCAACTTCGCTGTccaccattttcattttttcttaccGAAAGATCATTCATTTGAAGTTGGAAGGGTTTATCACATTGTTGAAGATGAACAGACATTTTTGCAGAAAATGATATCTGACATTTCTAGCAATCGTTACTTTCCGCCATTCGTCAAGGATCAATATGTGACATTACATAGACTCTTGACCTTATTTCATCCAAGACCATTTATTCAGTCAAGGTTCAAACCTAGGGGTTCTGTAGCAATGGTCAGGGcaaaaaatgagaaatatataGAAATTGTGTTCAG GATCCATGCAGAGTTCCAGTTGAACCAGCTTCCGAATTATCCATTCTGGTTCACACCAGCACAGTTTACCGGAAAACTCATCATAACACAAGATCTGAATCATATCATACACTTCAATATGTATGTTCCAAAcaccaaaaaattaaatgttg ATATGGAGTGGTTGGAAGGAGGAAATAGCATGGTTGTTGATATTGGCTTCTTGCCAGAAATGGCCTTGAAAATAACAGCACCGTCAGTACCAGGCAGCAACATTGTTTTAGAAGagaaaattccaaataaaaagtTTGATGTGGACGGTATAGCATGGACAGAGGAAATACCGGAAGAGGAGGCTTTACGTACGATGCAGATTGAAATGTATCCATTCCAGAAG GTGAGGTACTACAATTTTTCCGAGTCTCTGGAAGTTGCAAAGAAGGAAGACAAATTGATACATCACATTTTGTTATGGGGTGCTTTAGACGATCAGAGTTGCTGAGGTTCGGGGCGTACCCTCCGGGATGTAACCCTGGAGAGTGCGCCCGTTTTAAAACTTCTCGACGAGAGGTTTGTCAGTGGTTGGTCCCTGGTTGTTGATCTTGAG GCATCGAGAGATGACTCGACACAACCGGAGGTCGCCGCAGTAGCAAAACATTTCATGGAGCATTACAGTTTCCCAGTTATGATGGCAGTAGCTTATCCAAATGGCACCATTGCTCATAAAATCAATGCAAATGAATTCCTCGATACACAGCCAAGTATAGTCGAGACTGG